In Calliopsis andreniformis isolate RMS-2024a chromosome 6, iyCalAndr_principal, whole genome shotgun sequence, a single genomic region encodes these proteins:
- the Cycc gene encoding cyclin C: MAGNFWQSSHHQQWLLDKQDLVRERQHDLSILTEEEYQKLFIFFSNLIQVLGEQLKLRQQVIATATVYFKRFYARNSLKCIDPLLLAPTSVFLASKVEEFGVISNTRLITTCQTVVKNKFNYAYSQEFPYRTNHILECEFYLLEHLDCCLIVYQPYRPLLILIQDVGPDDQLLTLAWRIINDSLRTDVCLLYPPYQIAIGCLQIACVILQKDLKSWFAELNADMEKIQEIARYIINLYELWKTYDEKKEIQGLLAKMPKPKAAPQR, translated from the exons ATGGCTGGAAACTTCTGGCAAAGCTCGCATCA TCAACAGTGGCTTCTTGATAAACAAGACCTGGTACGGGAACGACAACACGATCTTTCGATTTTAACAGAGGAAGAATATCAAAAACTATTCATCTTTTTCTCAAATT TGATACAAGTGTTAGGTGAACAATTGAAGCTCAGGCAACAGGTTATAGCTACAGCAACTGTATATTTTAAAAGGTTTTATGCTCGCAATAGTTTAAAATGTATAGACCCTTTATTATTAGCACCTACATCAGTTTTCTTGGCATCCAAGGTAGAAGAATTTGGAGTTATTTCTAATACCAGATTAATTACAACATGTCAAACTGTAG tgaaaaataaattcaattatGCTTATTCACAAGAATTTCCTTACCGTACAAACCATATTCTAGAATGTGAATTTTATCTTTTGGAGCATTTAGACTGTTGTTTAATTGTATACCAACCATATAGGCCTTTGTTAATTCTTATTCAAGATGTAGGACCAGATGATCAATTATTGACATTGGCTTGGCGGATAATTAATGATAGCTTACGAACGGATGTTTGCCTTTTatatccaccatatcaaatagctatTG GATGTTTACAAATAGCTTGTGTTATATTACAAAAGGATCTAAAATCATGGTTTGCTGAGCTAAATGCTGATATGGAGAAAATTCAAGAAATTGCACGTTATATCATCAATTTATATGAACTATGGAaaacatacgatgaaaagaaagAAATTCAAGGTTTACTAGCTAAAATGCCAAAGCCAAAAGCAGCACCACAGCGCTGA
- the Mrn gene encoding general transcription factor IIH subunit 4 marionette isoform X2, which translates to MSNTISGKNLLRPTGLQCKNLQEYLKSRPPEVLNKLYHNPPICLAVFRELPVIAKHYVMRLLFVEQPVPQAVIASWCSKLHFEEHQKVVSILNELNVWKEASIPGGLPGWILNTTFKKNLKIVLLGGGKPWTMSNQMETDSKPRDVAFLDSYALERWECVLHYMVGSQQQEGISADAVRILLHAGLMKRDEADGSPVITQAGFQFLLLETASQVWYFILQYLDTIEARGLDLVECLTFLFQLNFSTLGKDYSTEGMSEGLLTFLQHLREFGLVYQRKRKAGRFYPTRLALNIATGQNKPLSRDPEKEGYIVVETNYRVYAYTNSNLQVALLGLFCEMLYRFPNLVVSILTRDSVRQALKSGITATQIVGNMLIVK; encoded by the exons atgTCAAATACTATAAGCGGCAAAAACTTGCTGCGACCTACCGGATTACAGTGTAAAAATCTTCAAGAGTATTTAAAATCACGACCACCAGAAGTCTTAAACAAACTGTATCACAATCCTCCAATTTGTTTGGCTGTATTTCGTGAATTGCCTGTAATAGCAAAGCACTATGTTATGCGATTACTGTTTGTTGAACAACCAGTGCCTCAAGCGGTTATTGCTTCTTGGTGCTCCAAGCTCCATTTCGAGGAACACCAGAAGGTAGTTTCGATATTAAACGAATTAAATGTATGGAAGGAAGCATCGATACCAGGAGGATTACCTGGTTGGATTCTAAATACTACATTTAAGAAAAACTTAAAAATTGTCTTGCTGGGTGGTGGCAAACCATGGACGATGTCAAATCAAATGGAAACTGATAGTAAACCTAgagatgttgcatttttagattCATACGCATTGGAAAGGTGGGAATGTGTTTTACATTACATGGTTGGTTCGCAACAACAAGAAG GTATATCAGCTGATGCTGTTAGAATTCTTCTTCATGCTGGGTTAATGAAACGAGATGAAGCTGATGGAAGTCCTGTTATCACACAAGCTGGATTCCAGTTTTTGTTATTGGAAACTGCTTCACAA GTGTGGTATTTTATTTTGCAATACTTAGACACAATTGAAGCTAGAGGACTTGACTTGGTTGAGTGCCTTACCTTTCTGTTTCAACTAAATTTTTCAACACTTGGTAAAGATTATAGCACTGAAGGAATGTCTGAAGGTCTATTGACATTTTTACAACATTTAAGAGAATTTGGTCTTGTTTATCAACGAAAACGTAAAGCTGGAAG GTTTTATCCTACACGATTAGCATTAAATATTGCCACTGGACAAAACAAACCACTATCCAGAGATCCAGAGAAAGAGGGTTACATAGTTGTTGAAACAAATTACAGAGTGTATGCTTATACAAACTCAAATTTACAAGTTGCCTTACTTGGTTTATTCTGTGAAATGTTATATAG GTTTCCAAATTTAGTTGTATCAATATTAACAAGAGATTCTGTACGTCAAGCATTAAAGAGCGGAATTACTGCCACTCAAATTGTAGG CAACATGCTCATAGTAAAATGA
- the Mrn gene encoding general transcription factor IIH subunit 4 marionette isoform X1, which translates to MSNTISGKNLLRPTGLQCKNLQEYLKSRPPEVLNKLYHNPPICLAVFRELPVIAKHYVMRLLFVEQPVPQAVIASWCSKLHFEEHQKVVSILNELNVWKEASIPGGLPGWILNTTFKKNLKIVLLGGGKPWTMSNQMETDSKPRDVAFLDSYALERWECVLHYMVGSQQQEGISADAVRILLHAGLMKRDEADGSPVITQAGFQFLLLETASQVWYFILQYLDTIEARGLDLVECLTFLFQLNFSTLGKDYSTEGMSEGLLTFLQHLREFGLVYQRKRKAGRFYPTRLALNIATGQNKPLSRDPEKEGYIVVETNYRVYAYTNSNLQVALLGLFCEMLYRFPNLVVSILTRDSVRQALKSGITATQIVGYLQQHAHSKMIEAGPPVLPPTIVDQIKLWENERNRFTFSEGVLYSQFLSQTDFEVLRDHALSTGVLIWQSERKRTMVVTKAGHDDVKKFWKRYSKGSS; encoded by the exons atgTCAAATACTATAAGCGGCAAAAACTTGCTGCGACCTACCGGATTACAGTGTAAAAATCTTCAAGAGTATTTAAAATCACGACCACCAGAAGTCTTAAACAAACTGTATCACAATCCTCCAATTTGTTTGGCTGTATTTCGTGAATTGCCTGTAATAGCAAAGCACTATGTTATGCGATTACTGTTTGTTGAACAACCAGTGCCTCAAGCGGTTATTGCTTCTTGGTGCTCCAAGCTCCATTTCGAGGAACACCAGAAGGTAGTTTCGATATTAAACGAATTAAATGTATGGAAGGAAGCATCGATACCAGGAGGATTACCTGGTTGGATTCTAAATACTACATTTAAGAAAAACTTAAAAATTGTCTTGCTGGGTGGTGGCAAACCATGGACGATGTCAAATCAAATGGAAACTGATAGTAAACCTAgagatgttgcatttttagattCATACGCATTGGAAAGGTGGGAATGTGTTTTACATTACATGGTTGGTTCGCAACAACAAGAAG GTATATCAGCTGATGCTGTTAGAATTCTTCTTCATGCTGGGTTAATGAAACGAGATGAAGCTGATGGAAGTCCTGTTATCACACAAGCTGGATTCCAGTTTTTGTTATTGGAAACTGCTTCACAA GTGTGGTATTTTATTTTGCAATACTTAGACACAATTGAAGCTAGAGGACTTGACTTGGTTGAGTGCCTTACCTTTCTGTTTCAACTAAATTTTTCAACACTTGGTAAAGATTATAGCACTGAAGGAATGTCTGAAGGTCTATTGACATTTTTACAACATTTAAGAGAATTTGGTCTTGTTTATCAACGAAAACGTAAAGCTGGAAG GTTTTATCCTACACGATTAGCATTAAATATTGCCACTGGACAAAACAAACCACTATCCAGAGATCCAGAGAAAGAGGGTTACATAGTTGTTGAAACAAATTACAGAGTGTATGCTTATACAAACTCAAATTTACAAGTTGCCTTACTTGGTTTATTCTGTGAAATGTTATATAG GTTTCCAAATTTAGTTGTATCAATATTAACAAGAGATTCTGTACGTCAAGCATTAAAGAGCGGAATTACTGCCACTCAAATTGTAGG TTATTTGCAGCAACATGCTCATAGTAAAATGATAGAGGCAGGTCCACCAGTTCTGCCTCCTACTATTGTAGACCAAATTAAATTATGGGAAAATGAAAGAAACAGATTTACATTCAGTGAAGGGGTACTATACAGTCAGTTTCTTTCTCAAACTGATTTTGAAGTACTCAGAGATCACGCTCTTTCTACTGGAGTATTGATTTGGCAAAGTGAAAG aAAGCGAACTATGGTGGTTACAAAAGCAGGCCATGACGATGTAAAGAAATTTTGGAAACGATATTCCAAAGGCTCTAGTTAG